A portion of the Streptomyces sp. NBC_00376 genome contains these proteins:
- a CDS encoding hydrogenase maturation nickel metallochaperone HypA/HybF, whose protein sequence is MHELAITQSVVDSVCERAGGRPVRSVRVRVGVLTAVVPDSMRFCFGLVTEGTAAEGAQLEIDQPPGAGRCRTCAVAFTLTDLILLCPCGSADVEITSGQELQIVSMEVG, encoded by the coding sequence GTGCACGAGCTCGCCATCACACAGAGCGTCGTCGACTCGGTGTGCGAACGCGCCGGGGGGCGTCCGGTCCGCTCGGTCCGCGTCCGCGTCGGCGTGCTCACGGCCGTGGTGCCCGACTCGATGCGGTTCTGCTTCGGCCTGGTCACGGAGGGAACGGCCGCCGAGGGCGCGCAGTTGGAGATCGACCAGCCGCCCGGCGCCGGCCGCTGCCGCACCTGTGCCGTCGCATTCACCCTGACCGACCTGATTCTGCTGTGTCCCTGCGGCAGCGCGGATGTGGAGATCACATCGGGACAGGAACTGCAGATCGTCTCCATGGAAGTGGGCTGA
- the hypB gene encoding hydrogenase nickel incorporation protein HypB encodes MLREDDAPDHGHPHPTPHSHPHERRQPSGAGETVTIEQKVLAKNDLLAERNRTWMTDRGVVAVNMMSSPGAGKTTLLERTVTDLGGRRPVAVIEGDQETRLDADRIRRTGCAVVQVNTGAGCHLDAEMMRDALTALSPAEGSLLMVENVGNLVCPALFDLGERSKVVIISVTEGTDKPLKYPYMFAAADLILINKSDLLPHVDFDVEQCAQHARSVNPDVRVLTVSATTGEGLAHWYDWLAEQR; translated from the coding sequence ATGCTGCGGGAGGATGATGCACCGGACCACGGGCATCCGCATCCGACCCCGCACTCTCATCCGCACGAGCGTCGTCAGCCGAGTGGAGCCGGTGAGACCGTCACCATCGAGCAGAAAGTACTCGCCAAGAACGACCTGCTCGCGGAACGCAACCGGACGTGGATGACCGATCGCGGCGTCGTGGCCGTGAACATGATGAGCTCGCCGGGCGCAGGCAAGACCACCCTGCTGGAACGCACCGTCACCGACCTCGGCGGCCGCCGGCCGGTGGCTGTCATCGAGGGCGATCAGGAGACGAGGCTCGACGCCGACCGGATCAGGCGTACGGGCTGCGCCGTGGTGCAGGTGAACACGGGGGCGGGGTGCCACCTCGACGCGGAGATGATGCGGGACGCACTCACTGCACTGTCCCCGGCCGAGGGATCGCTACTCATGGTGGAGAACGTCGGAAACCTGGTGTGCCCCGCCCTGTTCGACCTGGGGGAGCGCAGCAAGGTCGTGATCATCTCGGTCACCGAGGGCACGGACAAGCCGCTGAAGTACCCGTACATGTTCGCCGCTGCCGATCTGATCCTGATCAACAAGTCCGATCTCCTGCCCCATGTCGACTTCGACGTCGAGCAGTGCGCGCAGCACGCGCGCTCGGTGAACCCGGACGTGCGCGTGCTGACGGTCTCCGCGACCACCGGCGAGGGCCTGGCCCACTGGTACGACTGGCTGGCGGAGCAGCGGTAG
- a CDS encoding DUF6893 family small protein, whose protein sequence is MKTLGIITAGAAAAVALVAVAVGISSIPDIRRYLRIRSM, encoded by the coding sequence GTGAAGACCCTGGGCATCATCACCGCTGGAGCGGCCGCGGCCGTGGCACTCGTCGCCGTGGCGGTCGGGATCAGCTCGATCCCCGACATCCGCCGCTACCTGCGCATCCGTTCGATGTGA
- a CDS encoding hydrogenase maturation protease produces MTKEPDTARVLVAGIGNLFLGDDGFGPEVVRRLALGDEVPPQVRVVDYGIRGMHLAYDLLDGYDALVLVDAYPGGGAPGEVTVLRIGVEDLGSGEFDAHGMNPVTVLANLDQLGGTLPLTYLVGCTPAGVEEGIGLGEAVDSAVPEAMQAVHTLIRQLVPALPTASVNSTRPRRF; encoded by the coding sequence ATGACGAAGGAACCCGACACCGCCCGGGTGCTGGTCGCGGGCATCGGCAATCTGTTTCTCGGCGACGACGGCTTCGGCCCGGAGGTCGTGCGCCGGCTGGCCCTCGGCGACGAGGTGCCGCCGCAGGTCCGGGTGGTGGACTACGGCATCCGCGGCATGCACCTCGCGTACGACCTGCTCGACGGGTACGACGCGCTGGTCCTGGTCGACGCTTACCCGGGGGGCGGCGCCCCCGGGGAGGTGACGGTGCTCCGCATCGGTGTGGAGGACCTCGGTTCGGGTGAATTCGACGCCCACGGGATGAATCCGGTTACTGTCCTGGCAAATCTGGATCAACTGGGCGGTACGCTTCCGCTCACCTACCTCGTCGGCTGCACACCCGCCGGAGTCGAGGAGGGCATCGGGCTCGGCGAAGCCGTCGACAGCGCGGTGCCCGAGGCGATGCAGGCAGTGCACACCCTGATCCGGCAGCTCGTGCCGGCCCTACCCACCGCGTCCGTGAACAGCACCCGACCCCGGAGATTCTGA
- a CDS encoding cytochrome P450 has product MTTTETPDMLRRILDYSSRADPYPLYAELRRTPVARQADGSYVISTYREIADILHNPQLSSDTRNLSHPTAGAEEQTKPAFINLDPPEHDRLRRMAMRHFGPPHTPGLVAGMEPSLTATVSSLIDDFADKEQIDIVDDFAYPFPVTVICHLLGVPREDEPKFHLWVDDIVNSIDYDPKTDPKEKMDKGLQARKDLRQYLGGLLEQRHGRPGDDLLSRLANDDGPDGRMTDEEIVATANLLLIAGHETTVNLITNGMLTLLRHPQVLQRLRDEPDLVVPLVEELLRYEPPVHIIPWRAAYSDITVADTVVPKGSQIMLMLASGSRDPDRFHDPDRFDPDRRDNQHLGFGSGIHLCFGGPLARRETQIALTELVRRLDRPSLVADPPPYRRSPVLRGPIHLHVEQGGE; this is encoded by the coding sequence ATGACCACGACCGAGACGCCCGACATGCTGCGCCGGATCCTCGACTACTCCTCCCGGGCCGACCCGTACCCGCTCTACGCCGAGCTGCGCAGGACGCCGGTGGCCCGGCAGGCGGACGGCAGCTACGTCATCAGCACCTATCGCGAGATCGCGGACATCCTGCACAACCCGCAGCTGAGTTCGGACACGCGCAATCTTTCCCATCCGACGGCCGGAGCCGAGGAACAGACCAAGCCGGCGTTCATCAACCTCGATCCTCCCGAACACGACCGCCTGCGGCGTATGGCGATGCGCCATTTCGGCCCCCCGCACACCCCGGGGCTGGTGGCCGGCATGGAACCTTCCCTGACCGCCACCGTCAGCAGCCTGATCGACGACTTCGCGGACAAGGAGCAGATCGACATCGTCGACGACTTCGCCTACCCGTTCCCCGTCACTGTGATCTGCCACCTTCTCGGCGTGCCACGCGAGGACGAACCGAAGTTCCACTTGTGGGTCGACGACATCGTCAATTCGATCGACTACGACCCCAAGACCGACCCGAAGGAAAAAATGGACAAGGGCTTGCAGGCCCGTAAAGACCTTCGCCAGTACCTCGGCGGGCTTCTGGAGCAACGCCACGGCCGACCGGGCGACGACCTGTTGTCACGGCTGGCCAATGATGACGGGCCCGACGGGCGGATGACCGACGAGGAAATCGTCGCCACCGCCAACCTGCTGCTGATCGCCGGCCACGAGACCACCGTCAATCTCATCACCAACGGCATGCTGACTCTGCTGCGCCACCCGCAGGTGCTGCAACGACTGCGCGACGAGCCGGACTTGGTCGTGCCACTGGTGGAGGAACTGCTGCGCTACGAACCTCCCGTGCACATCATTCCCTGGCGGGCGGCGTACAGCGACATCACCGTCGCCGACACCGTTGTCCCCAAGGGCTCACAGATCATGCTGATGCTGGCCTCGGGCAGCCGCGATCCTGACCGTTTCCACGATCCCGACCGCTTCGACCCCGATCGGCGTGACAACCAGCACCTCGGCTTCGGCAGCGGCATCCACTTGTGCTTCGGCGGCCCGCTGGCCCGGCGCGAAACACAGATCGCACTGACCGAGCTCGTACGTCGCCTCGATCGCCCCAGCCTGGTTGCCGACCCGCCACCGTACCGGCGCAGCCCCGTTCTTCGCGGTCCGATCCATCTCCACGTCGAGCAGGGTGGCGAGTGA
- a CDS encoding GNAT family N-acetyltransferase: protein MIHGEKIGLRARHESDVPVLQSELYDDVATRSRADSRPWQPIPPGSGQSPYAVAEPSDEAACFSVVELESQELVGEALLWGIDTHNRTAHIGISLRPAFRGRGLGADVLQALCEYGFAVRGLQRLQIETLTDNTPMIAAATRVGFTREGTLRHSAWVYGAYADEAILGLLVNDWTPRA, encoded by the coding sequence GTGATACATGGCGAAAAGATCGGGCTGCGCGCCCGGCACGAGAGCGACGTCCCAGTTCTCCAGTCCGAGCTGTACGACGATGTGGCTACACGGTCACGCGCCGACTCCCGCCCCTGGCAGCCCATCCCGCCGGGCTCGGGGCAGTCGCCCTACGCAGTGGCCGAGCCGTCGGACGAGGCAGCCTGCTTCTCCGTAGTGGAGCTGGAGTCGCAGGAGCTGGTCGGCGAGGCCCTTCTATGGGGCATCGACACACACAACAGGACGGCTCACATCGGGATCTCCCTGCGACCCGCATTCCGCGGCCGCGGGCTCGGCGCCGATGTCCTGCAGGCACTGTGTGAATACGGATTCGCCGTACGTGGACTGCAGCGCCTGCAGATTGAGACCCTCACGGACAACACCCCGATGATCGCAGCGGCAACCAGGGTGGGGTTCACGCGAGAGGGAACGCTGCGGCACTCCGCCTGGGTGTACGGCGCATACGCAGACGAGGCCATCCTTGGCCTCCTCGTGAACGATTGGACGCCCCGGGCATGA
- a CDS encoding DUF5947 family protein, translating to MIAAGRSASPASTLLRLRRNRPRPIAGERCEMCAEPIVESHSHVVNLDSRSLMCCCRACYLLFTDEEAELRYRAVPERYLHFAGLTVDGRAWDELQIPVGLAFLFRNSVQDRMVAFYPGPAGATESELPLDAWAAVVESSPELAVLRPDVEALLIRRTAQSDGSCHLVPIDACYELVGQLRSLWRGFDGGTEARTAMDGFFARVADRSRPAAGIGAS from the coding sequence GTGATCGCCGCCGGCCGTTCCGCCTCGCCGGCCTCCACCCTGCTGCGGCTCAGGCGCAACCGGCCGCGGCCGATTGCCGGTGAGCGCTGCGAGATGTGCGCGGAACCGATCGTCGAGAGCCACTCCCATGTGGTGAACCTCGACAGCCGCTCCCTGATGTGCTGCTGTCGGGCCTGTTACCTGCTGTTCACCGACGAGGAAGCGGAGCTGCGCTACCGGGCGGTCCCCGAGCGATATCTGCACTTCGCCGGGCTGACCGTGGACGGGCGAGCCTGGGACGAGCTGCAGATTCCCGTGGGGCTCGCCTTCCTGTTCCGCAACTCGGTCCAGGACCGGATGGTCGCGTTCTACCCCGGGCCCGCCGGGGCCACCGAGTCGGAACTGCCGCTGGACGCCTGGGCTGCCGTCGTCGAGTCGAGCCCGGAGCTCGCCGTGTTGCGTCCGGACGTGGAGGCGCTGCTGATCCGGCGTACGGCCCAGAGCGATGGTTCGTGCCATCTGGTACCGATCGACGCCTGTTACGAGTTGGTGGGGCAACTGCGCTCGCTGTGGCGCGGGTTCGACGGCGGCACCGAGGCCCGTACCGCGATGGACGGCTTCTTCGCGCGGGTGGCGGACCGCAGCCGGCCCGCCGCTGGGATCGGGGCGTCGTGA
- a CDS encoding hydrogenase maturation protein yields the protein MHILLVASAFNSLTQRVQAELRDRGHSVAVQLAHEEDLVREAVRRECPDLVVAPYLKTAIPRDVWSVHTCLVVHPGPVGDRGPSSLDWAVHEGADRWGVTVLQANAEMDAGDVWASVTCPLPPVAKSDLYRNEISDAAVEAVLLAVGRFASGTYTPAPQASGAGENCRPMFRQSLRRIDWRSDSTATVVRKLRAADSQPGVLDELLGGEWFLHGGYPESRLGGRPGDVVATRDGAICRATTDGAVWIPELRPRRAPGGPATFKLPATSAVAGRLCAVPEQPAPLHRTGDDDTWSEIGYREEAGTGFLSFSFRGGAMSTEQCQRLLRAYRFACSRPTSVLVVGGGRDFFSNGIHLNVIEAAADPGAESWANINAMDDLVEAVLTTTDRLVVAALAGNAAAGGVMLALAADEVWCRAGAVFNPHYRLMGLYGSEYWTYTLPRRVGAPAADRLMRDALPVSSTAAHRLGLVDRVIPCAPQSFDSEVGALATRLSALPATQSRIHAKKEERDRVDLAPYREAELVRMYRIFADPHHPYHGLRRAFVRKERPASATAVPQPSFPRG from the coding sequence ATGCACATCCTGCTTGTCGCAAGCGCCTTCAACAGCCTTACCCAACGTGTCCAGGCGGAGCTGAGGGACCGCGGGCACTCCGTTGCCGTGCAGCTCGCGCACGAGGAAGACCTGGTCCGGGAAGCCGTCCGCCGGGAGTGCCCGGACCTTGTTGTGGCTCCGTATCTGAAGACCGCGATCCCTAGGGACGTCTGGTCGGTCCACACCTGCCTCGTCGTCCATCCGGGGCCGGTCGGCGACCGCGGGCCCTCCTCCCTGGACTGGGCCGTCCACGAGGGAGCGGACCGCTGGGGCGTCACCGTGCTTCAGGCGAACGCGGAGATGGACGCGGGCGACGTCTGGGCGTCCGTGACCTGTCCGCTGCCCCCGGTGGCCAAGAGCGACCTGTACCGCAACGAGATCTCGGACGCCGCCGTGGAGGCGGTGCTCCTGGCCGTCGGACGCTTCGCGTCGGGGACGTACACCCCGGCGCCGCAGGCCTCCGGCGCCGGCGAAAACTGCCGCCCCATGTTCCGCCAATCGCTGCGTCGCATCGACTGGCGGTCGGACTCCACCGCGACGGTGGTCCGCAAACTCAGGGCGGCGGACTCCCAGCCCGGTGTGCTCGACGAGTTGCTGGGCGGCGAGTGGTTCCTGCACGGCGGGTATCCCGAGTCCCGGCTGGGCGGGCGTCCGGGGGATGTGGTGGCCACCCGGGACGGCGCGATCTGCCGGGCGACCACCGACGGCGCGGTGTGGATCCCCGAGCTGCGGCCACGGCGGGCGCCGGGCGGCCCGGCCACCTTCAAGCTCCCCGCCACCTCGGCGGTGGCCGGGCGACTGTGTGCCGTGCCCGAGCAGCCGGCTCCGCTGCACCGGACCGGGGACGACGACACCTGGTCCGAGATCGGCTACCGGGAGGAGGCCGGGACCGGCTTCCTTTCGTTCTCGTTCCGCGGCGGTGCGATGAGCACGGAGCAGTGCCAACGCCTGCTGCGCGCCTACCGGTTCGCCTGCTCCCGGCCCACCTCGGTACTGGTCGTCGGCGGCGGCCGGGACTTCTTCTCCAACGGCATCCACCTCAACGTGATCGAGGCAGCGGCCGACCCCGGCGCCGAGTCCTGGGCCAACATCAATGCCATGGACGACCTGGTGGAGGCGGTGCTGACCACCACGGACCGGCTCGTCGTCGCCGCCCTGGCCGGGAACGCCGCGGCGGGCGGGGTGATGCTGGCCCTCGCCGCCGACGAGGTGTGGTGCAGGGCGGGCGCGGTGTTCAATCCGCATTACCGCCTGATGGGGCTTTACGGATCGGAGTACTGGACGTACACGCTGCCGCGGCGGGTGGGGGCGCCGGCTGCCGACCGGCTCATGCGGGACGCCCTGCCGGTCAGCTCCACCGCGGCCCACCGGCTCGGACTGGTCGACAGGGTGATCCCGTGCGCACCCCAGTCGTTCGACTCGGAGGTCGGTGCCCTGGCGACCCGCCTGTCAGCCCTGCCCGCGACGCAGTCCCGGATCCACGCGAAGAAGGAGGAGCGGGACCGGGTCGACCTGGCCCCGTACCGGGAGGCCGAACTCGTCCGCATGTACCGCATCTTCGCGGACCCGCACCACCCGTACCACGGGCTGCGCCGGGCGTTCGTCCGCAAGGAGCGCCCGGCGTCCGCCACCGCGGTCCCGCAGCCCTCGTTCCCCCGGGGCTGA
- a CDS encoding NifU family protein, whose protein sequence is MAREDSPAAPDWRTTGERIDTLIAASGSGGAVARERSEELVRLVADFYGAGLERLLDLVHEQGRLDDDLLAALADDELVAGVLLVHGLHPYGVETRVERALESVRPYLGSHGGDVELLAVTDEGTVRLRLLGSCDGCPSSSVTLRLAVQGAVEGAAPEITSIEVETAADEDVGAAGPLVPVDSLFARLHAESGTAGDDGASWEVVPELSGLESGAVARFDVGRMPVVACRVGTDLFAFEDRCARCERPFEGATLARRLGGRSGDAILRCAGCHAHYDVRQAGICLDGESVHLAPLPLLSDGAAVSVAVPAAVAP, encoded by the coding sequence ATGGCGCGGGAGGATTCCCCGGCCGCACCCGACTGGCGGACGACCGGTGAACGCATCGACACCCTGATCGCCGCCAGCGGCTCGGGCGGCGCGGTCGCCCGCGAGCGCAGCGAGGAACTGGTCCGGCTCGTCGCCGACTTCTACGGTGCCGGGCTGGAACGGCTGCTCGACCTGGTGCACGAACAGGGGCGACTGGACGACGACCTCCTGGCCGCCCTGGCCGACGACGAGCTGGTGGCCGGCGTCCTGCTGGTCCACGGGCTGCATCCGTACGGCGTGGAGACCCGGGTCGAGCGGGCTCTGGAGAGCGTACGACCGTATCTGGGTTCGCACGGCGGTGATGTGGAGCTGCTCGCCGTCACCGATGAGGGAACTGTCCGGTTGAGGCTGCTGGGCAGTTGTGACGGCTGCCCGTCGTCCTCGGTCACGCTCAGGCTGGCCGTACAGGGTGCTGTGGAGGGGGCGGCGCCGGAGATCACCTCGATCGAGGTCGAGACCGCGGCCGACGAGGACGTCGGGGCAGCAGGGCCGCTGGTACCGGTGGACTCGCTGTTCGCCCGGCTGCACGCGGAGTCCGGGACGGCCGGCGACGACGGCGCCTCGTGGGAGGTCGTGCCGGAGCTGTCGGGCCTGGAGTCCGGCGCCGTGGCCCGGTTCGATGTCGGCAGGATGCCGGTGGTGGCCTGTCGGGTGGGCACGGATCTCTTCGCCTTCGAGGACCGGTGCGCGCGCTGCGAGCGGCCGTTCGAGGGTGCCACGCTGGCACGGCGGCTGGGCGGCCGGTCCGGGGACGCGATCCTGCGCTGCGCCGGGTGCCATGCGCACTACGACGTGCGGCAGGCCGGGATCTGCCTCGACGGGGAGAGTGTGCACCTGGCCCCGCTGCCCCTGCTGTCGGACGGTGCCGCGGTCTCGGTGGCGGTCCCCGCGGCGGTGGCACCGTGA
- a CDS encoding DUF6084 family protein codes for MNDFEFSVLDVVAEPYAAAPQLTARLRIEERTGRRIHAIALHCQVRIEPQRRHYDEAEQSGLVALFGLRDRWTDTLKPFQWMSCDTTVQGFNDTTEVDLALPCTYDFDVIGSRYLHALGEGSVPLVLMFSGTVFTRGSKGFGVEQVPWDCEARHRMPIEVWRRMVAAHYPNTGWIRLDHEVLARFADFRARRGLISWDETVQTLLAEHDEVVL; via the coding sequence GTGAACGACTTCGAGTTCTCCGTGCTCGACGTCGTCGCCGAGCCGTACGCGGCCGCACCGCAGTTGACCGCGCGGCTGCGGATCGAGGAGCGGACGGGCCGGCGGATCCACGCCATCGCGCTGCACTGCCAGGTCCGCATCGAGCCGCAACGACGTCATTACGACGAGGCCGAACAGAGCGGTCTGGTGGCGCTGTTCGGCCTCCGGGACCGCTGGACGGACACCCTCAAGCCGTTCCAGTGGATGAGCTGCGACACCACCGTGCAGGGGTTCAACGATACGACCGAGGTCGATCTCGCCCTGCCCTGCACCTACGACTTCGACGTGATCGGTTCCCGCTATCTGCATGCCCTGGGCGAGGGGTCGGTCCCCCTCGTCCTGATGTTCTCCGGCACGGTCTTCACCCGCGGCAGCAAGGGCTTCGGGGTCGAGCAGGTTCCGTGGGACTGCGAGGCCCGGCACCGGATGCCGATCGAGGTGTGGCGACGCATGGTGGCGGCGCACTACCCGAACACCGGGTGGATCCGGCTGGACCACGAGGTGCTGGCACGCTTCGCGGACTTCCGGGCCCGGCGCGGGCTGATCAGCTGGGACGAGACGGTCCAGACCCTCCTGGCCGAACACGACGAGGTGGTCCTGTGA
- a CDS encoding hydrogenase expression protein HypE, with protein MPTKEAVKAEDTLIHVLWINAGLSCDGDSVALTAATQPSIEEIALGALPGLPQIAVHWPLIDFECGPNGGADDFLEWFFKADRGELEPFVLVVEGSIPNERLHDEGYWCGFGNDPATGQPMTTSEWLDRLAPKATAVVAAGTCATYGGIHAMAGNPTGAMGVPDYLGWDWKSKAGIPIVCVPGCPIQPDNLSETLTYLLYMATDQAPMIPLDDALRPTWLFGSTVHEGCDRAGYYEQADFATEYGSPKCIVKLGCWGPAVKCNVPKRGWMNGIGGCPNVGGICIGCTMPGFPDKFMPFMDEPPGGKLSTNAVGLYGSTIRRLRRLTTHALDREPKWRKPGKKLTTGATRTW; from the coding sequence ATGCCGACAAAGGAAGCGGTAAAGGCGGAGGACACACTGATCCACGTGCTGTGGATCAACGCAGGGCTGAGCTGTGATGGCGATTCCGTCGCCCTGACCGCAGCCACGCAGCCGAGCATCGAGGAAATCGCGCTCGGCGCCCTGCCAGGACTTCCGCAGATCGCCGTCCACTGGCCGCTCATCGATTTCGAATGCGGTCCGAACGGCGGCGCCGACGATTTTCTCGAATGGTTCTTCAAGGCCGATCGAGGAGAACTGGAACCGTTCGTCCTGGTGGTCGAGGGATCCATTCCGAACGAACGGCTGCACGACGAGGGCTACTGGTGCGGGTTCGGCAACGACCCCGCCACCGGCCAGCCGATGACGACCAGCGAGTGGCTCGACCGGCTGGCTCCGAAGGCGACCGCGGTCGTCGCGGCCGGCACCTGCGCGACGTACGGCGGCATCCACGCCATGGCGGGCAACCCGACCGGCGCAATGGGGGTTCCCGACTACCTGGGCTGGGACTGGAAGTCCAAGGCCGGGATTCCGATCGTGTGCGTCCCGGGGTGCCCGATCCAGCCGGACAACCTCTCGGAGACGCTCACCTACCTGCTCTACATGGCCACCGACCAGGCGCCGATGATCCCGCTCGACGACGCGCTGCGGCCGACGTGGCTGTTCGGGTCGACGGTCCACGAGGGCTGCGACCGGGCCGGGTACTACGAGCAGGCCGACTTCGCGACGGAGTACGGCTCACCGAAGTGCATCGTCAAGCTGGGCTGCTGGGGCCCCGCGGTCAAGTGCAACGTGCCCAAGCGCGGCTGGATGAACGGCATCGGCGGCTGCCCCAACGTCGGTGGGATCTGCATCGGCTGCACCATGCCCGGGTTCCCGGACAAGTTCATGCCGTTCATGGACGAGCCCCCCGGCGGAAAACTCTCGACCAACGCGGTCGGACTCTACGGGTCGACGATTCGGCGGCTGCGCCGCCTCACCACCCACGCCCTGGACCGCGAACCGAAATGGCGCAAGCCCGGCAAGAAACTCACCACCGGCGCCACACGCACCTGGTGA
- a CDS encoding nickel-dependent hydrogenase large subunit → MTATQHKGAGGGQGKNDLVEMAWDPITRIVGSLGIYTKIDFKQKVVAECHSTSSIFRGYSVFMKGKDPRDAHFITSRICGICGDNHATCSCYTQNMAYGVKPPHLGEWIVNLGEAAEYMFDHNIFQENLVGVDYCEKMVAETNPGVLEQANRTPSPHADAHGYKTIGDIMRSLNPFTGEFYREALQVSRMTREMFCLMEGRHVHPSTLYPGGVGTVATVQLMTDYITRLQRYVEFMKKVVPMHDDLFDFFYEALPGYEQVGNRRILLGCWGSFQDPEHCNFEYKDMTDWGRKMYVTPGVVVDGKLVTTDLVKINLGIRILLGSSYYNDWDEQETFVSHDPLGNPVDRRHPWNQHTNPQPQKRDLDDKYSWVMSPRWFDGKDYLALDTGGGPLARLWTTALAGLVDIGYIQATGHSVKINLPKTALKGPVELEWHVPKWSNTIERNRARSYFQAYAAACALHFAEKALAEIRSGNTKTWEKFEVPEEGVGCGFTEAVRGVLSHHMVIRDGKIANYHPYPPTPWNASPRDTYGTPGPYEDAVQGQPIFEENDREHFKGIDIMRTVRSFDPCLPCGVHMYLGEGKKLELLHSPTQSAGSE, encoded by the coding sequence ATGACCGCGACGCAGCACAAGGGTGCCGGGGGCGGCCAGGGAAAGAACGACCTGGTCGAAATGGCGTGGGATCCCATTACCCGGATCGTCGGCAGTCTGGGTATCTACACGAAGATCGACTTCAAGCAGAAGGTGGTCGCCGAGTGTCACAGCACCAGCTCCATCTTCCGGGGATATTCGGTCTTCATGAAGGGAAAAGACCCCCGGGACGCGCACTTCATCACGAGTCGCATCTGCGGGATCTGCGGTGACAACCACGCCACATGTTCCTGCTACACGCAGAACATGGCGTACGGGGTGAAGCCGCCGCACCTCGGCGAATGGATCGTGAATCTCGGCGAGGCTGCGGAGTACATGTTCGACCACAACATTTTCCAGGAGAACCTGGTCGGGGTCGACTACTGCGAGAAGATGGTCGCGGAGACCAACCCCGGGGTGCTGGAACAGGCCAACCGCACCCCTTCCCCGCACGCCGACGCGCACGGATACAAGACGATCGGCGACATCATGCGATCGCTGAACCCGTTCACCGGCGAGTTCTACCGCGAGGCGCTCCAGGTCAGCCGGATGACCCGGGAGATGTTCTGCCTGATGGAGGGCCGGCACGTGCACCCCTCCACGCTCTATCCCGGCGGGGTCGGCACCGTGGCGACCGTCCAGCTGATGACGGACTACATCACCCGCCTCCAGCGGTACGTCGAGTTCATGAAGAAGGTCGTGCCGATGCACGACGATCTCTTCGACTTCTTCTACGAAGCCCTGCCTGGGTACGAGCAGGTCGGCAACCGGCGGATCCTGCTGGGCTGCTGGGGCTCCTTCCAGGACCCGGAGCACTGCAACTTCGAATACAAGGACATGACCGACTGGGGCCGGAAGATGTACGTCACCCCCGGTGTCGTCGTCGACGGGAAGCTGGTCACCACAGACCTGGTGAAGATCAACCTCGGCATCCGGATCCTGCTCGGTTCGTCGTACTACAACGACTGGGACGAGCAGGAGACCTTCGTCTCCCACGACCCGCTCGGCAATCCGGTCGACCGGCGCCACCCCTGGAACCAGCACACCAACCCGCAGCCGCAGAAGCGGGACCTGGACGACAAGTACAGCTGGGTCATGTCACCGCGATGGTTCGACGGCAAGGACTACCTGGCGCTCGACACGGGCGGCGGGCCGCTCGCGCGGCTGTGGACCACTGCGCTGGCCGGTCTGGTCGACATCGGTTACATCCAGGCCACCGGCCACAGCGTCAAGATCAACCTCCCCAAGACCGCCCTCAAGGGGCCGGTGGAGCTGGAGTGGCACGTCCCGAAGTGGAGCAACACCATCGAGCGCAACCGGGCGCGCAGCTACTTCCAGGCCTACGCGGCAGCCTGCGCGCTCCACTTCGCGGAGAAGGCTCTGGCGGAGATCCGCTCCGGGAACACCAAGACCTGGGAGAAGTTCGAGGTGCCCGAGGAGGGCGTGGGCTGCGGTTTCACCGAGGCGGTCCGCGGTGTCCTCTCCCACCACATGGTGATCAGGGACGGCAAGATCGCGAACTATCACCCGTACCCGCCGACTCCGTGGAACGCGAGCCCCCGTGACACGTACGGCACGCCAGGCCCCTACGAGGACGCCGTGCAGGGCCAGCCGATCTTCGAGGAGAACGACAGGGAGCACTTCAAGGGCATCGACATCATGCGCACGGTGCGCAGCTTCGACCCCTGTCTGCCCTGCGGTGTGCACATGTATCTCGGCGAGGGCAAGAAGCTGGAGCTCCTGCACTCCCCCACCCAGTCCGCGGGCAGTGAGTGA